One Cricetulus griseus strain 17A/GY chromosome 5, alternate assembly CriGri-PICRH-1.0, whole genome shotgun sequence genomic window carries:
- the Adam21 gene encoding disintegrin and metalloproteinase domain-containing protein 21 — MLDADAEALMRVTLLLLCLKVSLSPNVLSKTGSTQYLNSPEVVIPLKVTSRDRGTKNSGWLSYSLVFGGQRHVVHMRVKNLLVSIHFSVLTYSEEHALLKDYPFVPSDCYYHGFVEGVPESLVAFSACNGGFQGVLQMNGFSYEIQPIRHSSTFEHLVYTLNNNKTQFPPMMCGLTEKRMPYQHFRLEDAERSAVKQNSVKLWTHTWFLELAVVVDYGFFTYCQRNLSKVQEDVVLIVNMVDSMYKQLDTYVTLIGIEIWNRGNVFPMENIHQVLEDFSQWKQGSLSQVPHDAAHIFIRSSLISVLGIAYVAGICHPPLDCGVENFQGDSWSLFANTVAHELGHTFGMQHDEEFCFCGESGCVMSTYRVPAVRFTNCSYSDFMKTALNQGTCLHNHPRPGAVFLLKRCGNGMVENEEECDCGSVHECEQDPCCLLNCKLRPGAACAFGLCCKDCKLMLSGEVCRPKVNECDLPEWCNGTSHQCPEDSYVQNGVSCGVSAYCYQKQCNNHDQQCREIFGKGARSASHACYKEMNSQGNRFGHCGTNGTVYLKCRMSDIFCGKVQCENVKDILHLQTHSVLQNIYANGITCWSTDHHVGMGVPDVGEVKDGTTCGTGKICVHKKCISLSVFSNACLPETCNRKGICNNKHHCHCDYGWSLPFCLHRGYGGSVDSGPTSPKRRVNVIQLSIIVTVLSLLTCLLIARLYISLNTFWSQRV; from the coding sequence ATGTTAGATGCAGATGCTGAGGCACTCATGAGAGTCACTCTTTTGCTGCTGTGCCTTAAGGTGTCTCTGTCCCCTAATGTCCTCTCAAAAACTGGGTCCACTCAATACCTCAATTCCCCAGAAGTGGTAATCCCCCTAAAGGTGACCAGCAGGGACAGAGGTACAAAAAATTCAGGATGGCTCTCCTACAGCTTGGTATTTGGGGGCCAAAGACATGTTGTTCACATGAGAGTCAAGAATCTGTTGGTTTCTATTCACTTCTCTGTGCTCACCTACTCAGAGGAGCATGCCCTTCTCAAGGATTACCCATTTGTCCCTAGTGACTGTTACTATCATGGTTTTGTAGAGGGGGTCCCTGAGTCTTTAGTTGCTTTCAGTGCCTGCAATGGGGGGTTTCAGGGAGTGTTACAAATGAATGGCTTCTCCTATGAAATCCAACCCATCAGGCACTCCAGCACATTTGAACACCTAGTTTATACATTAAACAATAACAAGACACAATTTCCACCTATGATGTGTGGTTTAACAGAGAAGAGGATGCCATACCAACACTTTCGACTTGAAGATGCTGAGAGGTCAGCTGTGAAGCAAAATTCTGTGAAATTGTGGACCCACACATGGTTTCtggagctggctgtggtggtagACTATGGTTTTTTCACTTACTGTCAACGCAATCTGTCAAAGGTGCAAGAGGATGTGGTTCTCATTGTTAACATGGTGGATTCCATGTACAAGCAGCTGGATACCTATGTGACTTTGATTGGTATTGAGATCTGGAATCGAGGAAATGTTTTCCCAATGGAAAATATACATCAGGTCTTAGAAGACTTTTCTCAGTGGAAACAAGGCAGTCTTTCTCAGGTACCTCATGATGCAGCCCATATTTTCATTAGAAGCTCACTTATAAGTGTACTAGGTATAGCCTATGTTGCAGGAATATGTCATCCTCCTCTTGACTGTGGGGTTGAAAATTTCCAAGGAGACTCCTGGTCTCTTTTTGCCAACACTGTGGCGCATGAGTTAGGTCATACTTTTGGTATGCAGCACGATGAAGAATTCTGTTTTTGTGGGGAAAGTGGTTGTGTCATGAGTACTTACAGAGTACCAGCAGTGAGATTCACCAACTGCAGCTACAGTGATTTTATGAAAACTGCTTTAAACCAAGGAACTTGCTTGCACAATCATCCAAGACCAGGGGCAGTCTTTCTGCTGAAGCGCTGTGGGAATGGTATGGTTGAAAATGAAGAGGAGTGTGACTGTGGATCTGTACATGAGTGTGAACAAGATCCCTGTTGTTTGTTGAACTGTAAACTGAGGCCTGGGGCTGCCTGTGCTTTTGGCCTTTGTTGCAAAGACTGCAAACTTATGCTATCAGGGGAAGTCTGTAGACCAAAGGTCAATGAATGTGACCTTCCAGAGTGGTGCAATGGAACATCCCACCAGTGCCCTGAAGATAGCTATGTACAGAATGGGGTCTCCTGTGGTGTCAGTGCCTACTGCTATCAAAAGCAGTGTAATAACCATGACCAACAATGCAGGGAGATTTTTGGCAAGGGTGCAAGAAGTGCATCTCATGCCTGTTACAAAGAAATGAACTCACAGGGAAACAGGTTTGGCCACTGTGGCACAAATGGTACAGTATACCTAAAATGTAGAATGTCAGATATATTCTGTGGGAAAGTTCAGTGTGAAAATGTGAAAGACATTCTCCATCTCCAGACTCATTCTGTTTTGCAGAACATTTATGCCAATGGCATCACCTGCTGGAGTACTGACCATCATGTAGGGATGGGTGTACCTGATGTTGGTGAAGTGAAAGATGGGACCACCTGTGGAACAGGAAAGATCTGTGTACACAAGAAGTGTATCAGTCTATCTGTCTTTTCAAATGCCTGCCTTCCTGAGACCTGTAATAGGAAGGGGATCTGTAATAACAAGCATCACTGCCATTGTGACTATGGGTGGTCCCTGCCTTTCTGCCTGCACAGGGGCTATGGAGGTAGTGTTGACAGTGGCCCAACATCTCCAAAAAGAAGAGTCAATGTTATTCAATTGTCAATAATTGTGACTGTTTTGTCTCTTCTAACTTGTCTGCTAATAGCCAGACTTTATATATCATTGAATACCTTCTGGTCCCAAAGAGTCTAA